From the genome of Vigna angularis cultivar LongXiaoDou No.4 chromosome 11, ASM1680809v1, whole genome shotgun sequence, one region includes:
- the LOC108333090 gene encoding uncharacterized protein LOC108333090, which yields MMPPGLVSNLQEVLLSRKGESNSNANAEQEQSTETLEPVEFDESKPIVLVTNSDGVDSPGLTHLVQALVQQGLYNVHVCVPQSDKSASGHSVTLRETVEAASAKVSGATAFEISGTPVDCVSLALSGALFSWSKPTLVVSGINRGSNCGHHMLYSGVVAGAREALLWGVPALSISLNWKKDESQEDDFKDAVSVCLPLVNAAIKDVEKGTFPKSCFLNIEIPTSPLSNKGFKVTKQSMRKSTLNWLAVSSSRYPPGHFMANQGGLGLQFAQLGRDASAAGAARRLATQKKNLEIIESTGAAGKSDPNRVKKYFRLEFLDKEQEEGDEDLDYRALENGYVAVIPQFLSPLIESDIQMACSDWVSTVLPDGQ from the exons ATGATGCCACCGGGGCTTGTTTCCAATCTGCAAGAAGTGCTTCTCAGCCGCAAAGGCGAATCCAATTCGAACGCCAATGCGGAGCAGGAACAATCCACGGAGACCTTGGAGCCCGTTGAATTCGACGAGTCAAAGCCTATTGTGTTGGTCACCAACAGCGATGGCGTCGATTCGCCTGGCCTCACGCACCTCGTTCAGGCTCTCGTTCAACAAGGCCTCTACAATGTCCACGTCTGCGTTCCTCAATC GGACAAATCGGCTTCGGGGCACTCCGTAACCCTCCGAGAAACCGTTGAAGCCGCTTCTGCCAAAGTTAGTGGCGCCACCGCCTTTGAGATTTCTG GAACTCCCGTGGATTGTGTTTCGCTGGCGTTATCAGGAGCTTTGTTTTCGTGGTCAAAGCCTACGCTG GTTGTCAGTGGGATTAACCGGGGATCGAACTGTGGTCATCACAT GTTATACTCAGGGGTTGTTGCTGGAGCTAGGGAGGCGTTGTTATGGGGTGTACCGGCGTTATCCATATCATTAAATTG GAAGAAGGACGAAAGCCAAGAAGACGATTTTAAGGATGCTGTATCAGTCTGTTTACCATTAGTAAATGCGGCCATCAAGGATGTTGAAAAGGGAACTTTTCCCAAAAGCTGTTTTTTGAATATAGAAATTCCAACATCTCCTTTGAGTAACAAG GGCTTCAAAGTGACCAAGCAAAGTATGCGGAAATCCACTCTGAACTGGCTAGCGGTTTCCAGCAGCCGCTATCCACCCGGTcatttcatggccaatcaagGTGGCCTTGGTCTTCAGTTTGCACAGCTTGGTCGAGATGCCTCTGCAGCT GGTGCAGCTCGTCGATTGGCCACGCAAAAAAAGAATTTGGAGATTATTGAATCAACTGGAGCTGCAGGAAAATCTGATCCCAACAGGGTGAAGAAGTACTTCAGACTAGAG TTTTTGGACAAGGAGCAGGAAGAAGGAGACGAAGATCTTGATTACAGAGCACTTGAAAATGGATAT GTTGCAGTGATTCCGCAGTTTCTTTCTCCTCTTATTGAATCTGATATTCAAATGGCATGTTCTGATTGGGTTTCTACCGTGCTTCCGGATGGACAATAA
- the LOC108334301 gene encoding serine/threonine-protein phosphatase 7 isoform X1, with amino-acid sequence MDHQKERIKNGCQKILEGINSMSLANLDDQQVHSLVMMREIARGVVDDRDRKVTRSDVITALRYSIEKMVCSSRDIIQILSRMSFEGLDDQRMHLVTRMKEIAHGVIDKQPRVAIARPNLLAEEVGFVDEGMQDSPVVESAKISNGDALIDGAQSMTNEDEMLDVEHVLRFENEIDEIQESLLPCFEQFLMWPPNDCVTIEWVQDVMVILEQASQKMLPSEFCHVVPTLLVDKLTDAACSILCKEPNCVEINCEGEDSRVIVVGDIHGQFHDLMFLFKHEGVPSENQIYVFNGNYVDKGAWGIEVFLVLLAWKVLMPHRVFLLRGNHESRYCTARYGFKKEVWAKYGDQGDDVYNKFLECFKELPLASVIANCVYTTHGGLFRSIHAAPSQRPKRNKTHRVDLGSLAELFEVKRSCIDCPYEGPNILLSDVLWSRPSNRYGLRDNTGHKLGLWWGPDCTEEFLKNHSLKLIIRSHDEPDSRAGKDDDLGNMLRGYSIDHDGESGKLCTLFSAPDYPQFGKRRCNNKGAYAVLKFPDFASPSFHSFKGTERPMVDPYVDFGANNIDSSKLDSSQSASTSTLSASERFYPEGMRPEFDFGALGIYNAPCWSVELPDGSGGTQVVEVPRASLVEGLPLPPNIQEPHKAAYEYLFELVAGLKHMIVTRETENRARVSALRSRARKRKGQG; translated from the exons ATGGACCACCAGAAAGAGAGAATTAAGAATGGGTGCCAGAAGATTTTGGAAGGAATAAATTCGATGTCTTTGGCAAATTTAGATGATCAGCAAGTACATTCTTTAGTGATGATGAGAGAAATAGCACGTGGGGTTGTTGATGACCGAGATAGAAAG GTGACTAGGAGTGATGTCATCACTGCCTTGCGCTACAGCATTGAGAAAATG GTCTGTTCATCCAGGGATATCATTCAGATATTAAGTAGAATGTCCTTTGAAGGTTTGGATGACCAAAGGATGCATTTAGTGACGAGGATGAAAGAAATTGCACATGGGGTTATTGATAAACAACCTCGAGTTGCAATAGCTAGGCCTAACTTGCTTGCCGAAGAA GTTGGCTTTGTGGATGAAGGAATGCAAGATAGTCCCGTGGTTGAGTCAGCCAAGATTAGCAATGGGGATGCCCTAATTGATGGGGCACAGAGCATGACTAACGAAGATGAGATGTTGGATGTAGAACACGTTTTAAGGTTTGAGAATGAGATAGATGAAATACAGGAGTCTCTGTTACCATGCTTTGAGCAATTTCTTATGTGGCCGCCTAATGATTGTGTCACAATTGAGTGGGTTCAGGATGTGATGGTCATCCTTGAGCAGGCCTCACAGAAGATGTTGCCATCGGAATTCTGTCATGTTGTACCCACCCTTTTGGTGGACAAATTGACAGATGCTGCTTGCAGTATTTTGTGTAAAGAACCAAACTGTGTGGAGATCAATTGCGAAGGAGAAGATTCAAGAGTAATCGTAGTTGGCGATATTCACGGGCAGTTTCATGATTTAATGTTTCTTTTCAAGCATGAAGGAGTGCCCTCTGAGAACCAGATTTACGTTTTTAATGGAAATTATGTAGATAAAGGAGCTTGGGGAATTGAAGTATTTTTGGTCTTACTGGCTTGGAAG GTATTGATGCCTCACAGAGTATTTCTACTTCGTGGAAATCATGAATCAAGATATTGCACTGCGAGATATGGTTTTAAGAAGGAGGTGTGGGCCAAATATGGTGATCAAGGTGATGATGTCTACAATAAATTCCTAGAGTGTTTCAAGGAGCTTCCATTAGCTTCAGTTATTGCCAACTGTGTTTATACTACTCATGGAGGACTTTTCCGTAGCATACATGCAGCCCCTTCACAGAGACCAAAACGGAATAAAACACATAGAGTGGATCTTGGCTCTTTAGCCGAGTTATTTGAAGTTAAAAGATCCTGTATAGATTGTCCTTATGAAGGTCCTAACATATTGTTGAGTGATGTTCTCTGGTCAAGACCATCAAACAGGTATGGTCTGAGGGATAATACAGGCCATAAGTTAGGTTTATGGTGGGGTCCTGATTGCACTGAGGAATTTCTAAAGAACCACAGTTTAAAg CTGATTATCAGATCACATGACGAACCCGATTCAAGGGCTGGTAAAGATGATGATCTTGGGAATATGCTGAGAGGATACAGCATAGATCATGATGGAGAATCGGGAAAACTTTGTACACTTTTTAGTGCTCCAGACTATCCACAG TTTGGTAAAAGGAGATGTAACAATAAGGGGGCATATGCCGTATTGAAGTTTCCTGATTTTGCCAGTCCTTCCTTTCACTCATTCAAAGGGACAGAAAGACCAATG GTGGATCCCTATGTTGATTTTGGTGCTAATAACATTGATTCGAGTAAACTAGACTCTTCTCAAAGT GCTTCAACCTCTACCCTTTCTGCTTCTGAAAGATTTTATCCAGAAGGGATGAGACCTGAGTTTGACTTTGGGGCATTAGGTATATACAATGCCCCATGTTGGAGTGTTGAACTTCCTGATGGATCAGGTGGCACTCAAGTTGTGGAGGTTCCAAGGGCATCACTGGTTGAAGGGTTACCTCTGCCTCCAAACATACAG GAACCACACAAGGCTGCTTATGAGTATTTGTTTGAGCTAGTTGCTGGCCTGAAACATATGATTGTAACAAGG GAGACTGAGAACAGGGCCCGTGTGTCTGCTTTGAGAAGTAGAGCTAGGAAAAGAAAGGGTCAGGGATAG
- the LOC108334301 gene encoding serine/threonine-protein phosphatase 7 isoform X2 has protein sequence MDHQKERIKNGCQKILEGINSMSLANLDDQQVHSLVMMREIARGVVDDRDRKVCSSRDIIQILSRMSFEGLDDQRMHLVTRMKEIAHGVIDKQPRVAIARPNLLAEEVGFVDEGMQDSPVVESAKISNGDALIDGAQSMTNEDEMLDVEHVLRFENEIDEIQESLLPCFEQFLMWPPNDCVTIEWVQDVMVILEQASQKMLPSEFCHVVPTLLVDKLTDAACSILCKEPNCVEINCEGEDSRVIVVGDIHGQFHDLMFLFKHEGVPSENQIYVFNGNYVDKGAWGIEVFLVLLAWKVLMPHRVFLLRGNHESRYCTARYGFKKEVWAKYGDQGDDVYNKFLECFKELPLASVIANCVYTTHGGLFRSIHAAPSQRPKRNKTHRVDLGSLAELFEVKRSCIDCPYEGPNILLSDVLWSRPSNRYGLRDNTGHKLGLWWGPDCTEEFLKNHSLKLIIRSHDEPDSRAGKDDDLGNMLRGYSIDHDGESGKLCTLFSAPDYPQFGKRRCNNKGAYAVLKFPDFASPSFHSFKGTERPMVDPYVDFGANNIDSSKLDSSQSASTSTLSASERFYPEGMRPEFDFGALGIYNAPCWSVELPDGSGGTQVVEVPRASLVEGLPLPPNIQEPHKAAYEYLFELVAGLKHMIVTRETENRARVSALRSRARKRKGQG, from the exons ATGGACCACCAGAAAGAGAGAATTAAGAATGGGTGCCAGAAGATTTTGGAAGGAATAAATTCGATGTCTTTGGCAAATTTAGATGATCAGCAAGTACATTCTTTAGTGATGATGAGAGAAATAGCACGTGGGGTTGTTGATGACCGAGATAGAAAG GTCTGTTCATCCAGGGATATCATTCAGATATTAAGTAGAATGTCCTTTGAAGGTTTGGATGACCAAAGGATGCATTTAGTGACGAGGATGAAAGAAATTGCACATGGGGTTATTGATAAACAACCTCGAGTTGCAATAGCTAGGCCTAACTTGCTTGCCGAAGAA GTTGGCTTTGTGGATGAAGGAATGCAAGATAGTCCCGTGGTTGAGTCAGCCAAGATTAGCAATGGGGATGCCCTAATTGATGGGGCACAGAGCATGACTAACGAAGATGAGATGTTGGATGTAGAACACGTTTTAAGGTTTGAGAATGAGATAGATGAAATACAGGAGTCTCTGTTACCATGCTTTGAGCAATTTCTTATGTGGCCGCCTAATGATTGTGTCACAATTGAGTGGGTTCAGGATGTGATGGTCATCCTTGAGCAGGCCTCACAGAAGATGTTGCCATCGGAATTCTGTCATGTTGTACCCACCCTTTTGGTGGACAAATTGACAGATGCTGCTTGCAGTATTTTGTGTAAAGAACCAAACTGTGTGGAGATCAATTGCGAAGGAGAAGATTCAAGAGTAATCGTAGTTGGCGATATTCACGGGCAGTTTCATGATTTAATGTTTCTTTTCAAGCATGAAGGAGTGCCCTCTGAGAACCAGATTTACGTTTTTAATGGAAATTATGTAGATAAAGGAGCTTGGGGAATTGAAGTATTTTTGGTCTTACTGGCTTGGAAG GTATTGATGCCTCACAGAGTATTTCTACTTCGTGGAAATCATGAATCAAGATATTGCACTGCGAGATATGGTTTTAAGAAGGAGGTGTGGGCCAAATATGGTGATCAAGGTGATGATGTCTACAATAAATTCCTAGAGTGTTTCAAGGAGCTTCCATTAGCTTCAGTTATTGCCAACTGTGTTTATACTACTCATGGAGGACTTTTCCGTAGCATACATGCAGCCCCTTCACAGAGACCAAAACGGAATAAAACACATAGAGTGGATCTTGGCTCTTTAGCCGAGTTATTTGAAGTTAAAAGATCCTGTATAGATTGTCCTTATGAAGGTCCTAACATATTGTTGAGTGATGTTCTCTGGTCAAGACCATCAAACAGGTATGGTCTGAGGGATAATACAGGCCATAAGTTAGGTTTATGGTGGGGTCCTGATTGCACTGAGGAATTTCTAAAGAACCACAGTTTAAAg CTGATTATCAGATCACATGACGAACCCGATTCAAGGGCTGGTAAAGATGATGATCTTGGGAATATGCTGAGAGGATACAGCATAGATCATGATGGAGAATCGGGAAAACTTTGTACACTTTTTAGTGCTCCAGACTATCCACAG TTTGGTAAAAGGAGATGTAACAATAAGGGGGCATATGCCGTATTGAAGTTTCCTGATTTTGCCAGTCCTTCCTTTCACTCATTCAAAGGGACAGAAAGACCAATG GTGGATCCCTATGTTGATTTTGGTGCTAATAACATTGATTCGAGTAAACTAGACTCTTCTCAAAGT GCTTCAACCTCTACCCTTTCTGCTTCTGAAAGATTTTATCCAGAAGGGATGAGACCTGAGTTTGACTTTGGGGCATTAGGTATATACAATGCCCCATGTTGGAGTGTTGAACTTCCTGATGGATCAGGTGGCACTCAAGTTGTGGAGGTTCCAAGGGCATCACTGGTTGAAGGGTTACCTCTGCCTCCAAACATACAG GAACCACACAAGGCTGCTTATGAGTATTTGTTTGAGCTAGTTGCTGGCCTGAAACATATGATTGTAACAAGG GAGACTGAGAACAGGGCCCGTGTGTCTGCTTTGAGAAGTAGAGCTAGGAAAAGAAAGGGTCAGGGATAG
- the LOC108334301 gene encoding serine/threonine-protein phosphatase 7 isoform X3, with protein sequence MSSLPCATALRKCLQVCSSRDIIQILSRMSFEGLDDQRMHLVTRMKEIAHGVIDKQPRVAIARPNLLAEEVGFVDEGMQDSPVVESAKISNGDALIDGAQSMTNEDEMLDVEHVLRFENEIDEIQESLLPCFEQFLMWPPNDCVTIEWVQDVMVILEQASQKMLPSEFCHVVPTLLVDKLTDAACSILCKEPNCVEINCEGEDSRVIVVGDIHGQFHDLMFLFKHEGVPSENQIYVFNGNYVDKGAWGIEVFLVLLAWKVLMPHRVFLLRGNHESRYCTARYGFKKEVWAKYGDQGDDVYNKFLECFKELPLASVIANCVYTTHGGLFRSIHAAPSQRPKRNKTHRVDLGSLAELFEVKRSCIDCPYEGPNILLSDVLWSRPSNRYGLRDNTGHKLGLWWGPDCTEEFLKNHSLKLIIRSHDEPDSRAGKDDDLGNMLRGYSIDHDGESGKLCTLFSAPDYPQFGKRRCNNKGAYAVLKFPDFASPSFHSFKGTERPMVDPYVDFGANNIDSSKLDSSQSASTSTLSASERFYPEGMRPEFDFGALGIYNAPCWSVELPDGSGGTQVVEVPRASLVEGLPLPPNIQEPHKAAYEYLFELVAGLKHMIVTRETENRARVSALRSRARKRKGQG encoded by the exons ATGTCATCACTGCCTTGCGCTACAGCATTGAGAAAATG TTTGCAGGTCTGTTCATCCAGGGATATCATTCAGATATTAAGTAGAATGTCCTTTGAAGGTTTGGATGACCAAAGGATGCATTTAGTGACGAGGATGAAAGAAATTGCACATGGGGTTATTGATAAACAACCTCGAGTTGCAATAGCTAGGCCTAACTTGCTTGCCGAAGAA GTTGGCTTTGTGGATGAAGGAATGCAAGATAGTCCCGTGGTTGAGTCAGCCAAGATTAGCAATGGGGATGCCCTAATTGATGGGGCACAGAGCATGACTAACGAAGATGAGATGTTGGATGTAGAACACGTTTTAAGGTTTGAGAATGAGATAGATGAAATACAGGAGTCTCTGTTACCATGCTTTGAGCAATTTCTTATGTGGCCGCCTAATGATTGTGTCACAATTGAGTGGGTTCAGGATGTGATGGTCATCCTTGAGCAGGCCTCACAGAAGATGTTGCCATCGGAATTCTGTCATGTTGTACCCACCCTTTTGGTGGACAAATTGACAGATGCTGCTTGCAGTATTTTGTGTAAAGAACCAAACTGTGTGGAGATCAATTGCGAAGGAGAAGATTCAAGAGTAATCGTAGTTGGCGATATTCACGGGCAGTTTCATGATTTAATGTTTCTTTTCAAGCATGAAGGAGTGCCCTCTGAGAACCAGATTTACGTTTTTAATGGAAATTATGTAGATAAAGGAGCTTGGGGAATTGAAGTATTTTTGGTCTTACTGGCTTGGAAG GTATTGATGCCTCACAGAGTATTTCTACTTCGTGGAAATCATGAATCAAGATATTGCACTGCGAGATATGGTTTTAAGAAGGAGGTGTGGGCCAAATATGGTGATCAAGGTGATGATGTCTACAATAAATTCCTAGAGTGTTTCAAGGAGCTTCCATTAGCTTCAGTTATTGCCAACTGTGTTTATACTACTCATGGAGGACTTTTCCGTAGCATACATGCAGCCCCTTCACAGAGACCAAAACGGAATAAAACACATAGAGTGGATCTTGGCTCTTTAGCCGAGTTATTTGAAGTTAAAAGATCCTGTATAGATTGTCCTTATGAAGGTCCTAACATATTGTTGAGTGATGTTCTCTGGTCAAGACCATCAAACAGGTATGGTCTGAGGGATAATACAGGCCATAAGTTAGGTTTATGGTGGGGTCCTGATTGCACTGAGGAATTTCTAAAGAACCACAGTTTAAAg CTGATTATCAGATCACATGACGAACCCGATTCAAGGGCTGGTAAAGATGATGATCTTGGGAATATGCTGAGAGGATACAGCATAGATCATGATGGAGAATCGGGAAAACTTTGTACACTTTTTAGTGCTCCAGACTATCCACAG TTTGGTAAAAGGAGATGTAACAATAAGGGGGCATATGCCGTATTGAAGTTTCCTGATTTTGCCAGTCCTTCCTTTCACTCATTCAAAGGGACAGAAAGACCAATG GTGGATCCCTATGTTGATTTTGGTGCTAATAACATTGATTCGAGTAAACTAGACTCTTCTCAAAGT GCTTCAACCTCTACCCTTTCTGCTTCTGAAAGATTTTATCCAGAAGGGATGAGACCTGAGTTTGACTTTGGGGCATTAGGTATATACAATGCCCCATGTTGGAGTGTTGAACTTCCTGATGGATCAGGTGGCACTCAAGTTGTGGAGGTTCCAAGGGCATCACTGGTTGAAGGGTTACCTCTGCCTCCAAACATACAG GAACCACACAAGGCTGCTTATGAGTATTTGTTTGAGCTAGTTGCTGGCCTGAAACATATGATTGTAACAAGG GAGACTGAGAACAGGGCCCGTGTGTCTGCTTTGAGAAGTAGAGCTAGGAAAAGAAAGGGTCAGGGATAG
- the LOC108334301 gene encoding serine/threonine-protein phosphatase 7 isoform X4: protein MQDSPVVESAKISNGDALIDGAQSMTNEDEMLDVEHVLRFENEIDEIQESLLPCFEQFLMWPPNDCVTIEWVQDVMVILEQASQKMLPSEFCHVVPTLLVDKLTDAACSILCKEPNCVEINCEGEDSRVIVVGDIHGQFHDLMFLFKHEGVPSENQIYVFNGNYVDKGAWGIEVFLVLLAWKVLMPHRVFLLRGNHESRYCTARYGFKKEVWAKYGDQGDDVYNKFLECFKELPLASVIANCVYTTHGGLFRSIHAAPSQRPKRNKTHRVDLGSLAELFEVKRSCIDCPYEGPNILLSDVLWSRPSNRYGLRDNTGHKLGLWWGPDCTEEFLKNHSLKLIIRSHDEPDSRAGKDDDLGNMLRGYSIDHDGESGKLCTLFSAPDYPQFGKRRCNNKGAYAVLKFPDFASPSFHSFKGTERPMVDPYVDFGANNIDSSKLDSSQSASTSTLSASERFYPEGMRPEFDFGALGIYNAPCWSVELPDGSGGTQVVEVPRASLVEGLPLPPNIQEPHKAAYEYLFELVAGLKHMIVTRETENRARVSALRSRARKRKGQG, encoded by the exons ATGCAAGATAGTCCCGTGGTTGAGTCAGCCAAGATTAGCAATGGGGATGCCCTAATTGATGGGGCACAGAGCATGACTAACGAAGATGAGATGTTGGATGTAGAACACGTTTTAAGGTTTGAGAATGAGATAGATGAAATACAGGAGTCTCTGTTACCATGCTTTGAGCAATTTCTTATGTGGCCGCCTAATGATTGTGTCACAATTGAGTGGGTTCAGGATGTGATGGTCATCCTTGAGCAGGCCTCACAGAAGATGTTGCCATCGGAATTCTGTCATGTTGTACCCACCCTTTTGGTGGACAAATTGACAGATGCTGCTTGCAGTATTTTGTGTAAAGAACCAAACTGTGTGGAGATCAATTGCGAAGGAGAAGATTCAAGAGTAATCGTAGTTGGCGATATTCACGGGCAGTTTCATGATTTAATGTTTCTTTTCAAGCATGAAGGAGTGCCCTCTGAGAACCAGATTTACGTTTTTAATGGAAATTATGTAGATAAAGGAGCTTGGGGAATTGAAGTATTTTTGGTCTTACTGGCTTGGAAG GTATTGATGCCTCACAGAGTATTTCTACTTCGTGGAAATCATGAATCAAGATATTGCACTGCGAGATATGGTTTTAAGAAGGAGGTGTGGGCCAAATATGGTGATCAAGGTGATGATGTCTACAATAAATTCCTAGAGTGTTTCAAGGAGCTTCCATTAGCTTCAGTTATTGCCAACTGTGTTTATACTACTCATGGAGGACTTTTCCGTAGCATACATGCAGCCCCTTCACAGAGACCAAAACGGAATAAAACACATAGAGTGGATCTTGGCTCTTTAGCCGAGTTATTTGAAGTTAAAAGATCCTGTATAGATTGTCCTTATGAAGGTCCTAACATATTGTTGAGTGATGTTCTCTGGTCAAGACCATCAAACAGGTATGGTCTGAGGGATAATACAGGCCATAAGTTAGGTTTATGGTGGGGTCCTGATTGCACTGAGGAATTTCTAAAGAACCACAGTTTAAAg CTGATTATCAGATCACATGACGAACCCGATTCAAGGGCTGGTAAAGATGATGATCTTGGGAATATGCTGAGAGGATACAGCATAGATCATGATGGAGAATCGGGAAAACTTTGTACACTTTTTAGTGCTCCAGACTATCCACAG TTTGGTAAAAGGAGATGTAACAATAAGGGGGCATATGCCGTATTGAAGTTTCCTGATTTTGCCAGTCCTTCCTTTCACTCATTCAAAGGGACAGAAAGACCAATG GTGGATCCCTATGTTGATTTTGGTGCTAATAACATTGATTCGAGTAAACTAGACTCTTCTCAAAGT GCTTCAACCTCTACCCTTTCTGCTTCTGAAAGATTTTATCCAGAAGGGATGAGACCTGAGTTTGACTTTGGGGCATTAGGTATATACAATGCCCCATGTTGGAGTGTTGAACTTCCTGATGGATCAGGTGGCACTCAAGTTGTGGAGGTTCCAAGGGCATCACTGGTTGAAGGGTTACCTCTGCCTCCAAACATACAG GAACCACACAAGGCTGCTTATGAGTATTTGTTTGAGCTAGTTGCTGGCCTGAAACATATGATTGTAACAAGG GAGACTGAGAACAGGGCCCGTGTGTCTGCTTTGAGAAGTAGAGCTAGGAAAAGAAAGGGTCAGGGATAG